One genomic segment of Verrucomicrobiia bacterium includes these proteins:
- a CDS encoding FKBP-type peptidyl-prolyl cis-trans isomerase, which translates to MTPLRFSAITAVSLCLLGCDSSTQNRGNEPVSTNAPTATATPTVGEMITTASGLKYQVLKHGTGTVSPKATDTVMVHYHGTLLDGTVFDSSVERGEPASFPLNSVIPGWTEGLQLMKVGDKFKFVIPPNLAYGEKSPSPKIPPNSTLVFEVELLGIE; encoded by the coding sequence ATGACTCCTCTCCGATTCTCGGCGATCACGGCCGTCAGCCTTTGTTTGCTTGGCTGCGATTCCTCCACGCAAAACCGCGGCAACGAGCCGGTCAGCACGAACGCTCCCACGGCCACCGCCACGCCGACGGTTGGCGAAATGATCACCACCGCCAGTGGTTTGAAGTATCAGGTGTTGAAGCATGGCACCGGCACGGTTTCGCCCAAGGCCACCGATACGGTGATGGTGCACTACCACGGAACGCTGCTGGATGGCACGGTGTTCGACAGTTCAGTGGAGCGCGGTGAACCGGCCAGCTTTCCATTGAATTCGGTCATCCCCGGCTGGACTGAAGGGCTGCAACTCATGAAGGTGGGCGACAAGTTCAAGTTTGTGATCCCACCCAACCTCGCGTATGGCGAAAAAAGTCCCAGTCCCAAAATCCCCCCGAACAGCACGCTGGTGTTTGAAGTGGAATTGCTCGGCATCGAATAA
- a CDS encoding VOC family protein — protein sequence MTNPIPIGFHTLTPHIVVTDGAAAIEFYKHAFGAQENSRLMTPDGKLLMHAQLTIGNSVIMLASEFPPQALSPKSRGGTSVFLHLYVPDSDAAFDRAVKAGGIIRMPVSDTFWGDRYGVVEDPFGHQWSIASRKLDLTPEQIAENSKAWMAKMAKC from the coding sequence ACCCCGCACATCGTCGTGACTGACGGCGCGGCGGCGATTGAGTTCTACAAGCACGCGTTTGGTGCGCAGGAGAATTCACGCCTGATGACGCCCGACGGCAAGCTGCTGATGCACGCGCAACTGACCATCGGCAATTCGGTGATCATGCTTGCCAGCGAGTTTCCGCCGCAGGCCCTGTCACCCAAAAGCCGCGGCGGCACGAGCGTGTTCCTCCATCTTTACGTTCCGGATTCCGACGCCGCGTTCGACCGTGCGGTCAAGGCCGGCGGCATCATCCGCATGCCGGTGTCCGATACGTTTTGGGGCGACCGCTACGGCGTGGTCGAAGATCCGTTCGGCCATCAATGGTCCATCGCCTCGCGCAAGCTCGACCTCACGCCGGAGCAGATCGCCGAGAACTCGAAGGCATGGATGGCGAAGATGGCGAAATGTTGA